A part of Aegilops tauschii subsp. strangulata cultivar AL8/78 chromosome 2, Aet v6.0, whole genome shotgun sequence genomic DNA contains:
- the LOC141040848 gene encoding uncharacterized protein, which translates to MATANPGGGGVGGGSSSGGGVGGYGDLPGLGADAHPGLAEGDGDRSSYYSSGEEEMEEAPLTMEQRLRMAEIWVANPFTSHHWTHGCGGVLVEEAIWDVRIHFDALHNLDRKICSSDVTFLNLYALLHTQGFTFSDELYHMENTCIGEQREHGLDLIDTNMKLQQIKKQHEHTLVLNLLVRATATDSAAIQRNAELQTILYAPPVVYDLSEPAVLAVDDQGVVFNSQGSSSTNVEASGFCTQESKNLGKQKLNSVMEDGVLLEEGYYSSDNSEGAYDSDNYLEKYRISQDTEIIDGKRQADEEQLADDQDEYSDDESEEEEQLHYEGDTEVEDLFEREEEESGDEEREESLNVEVAQQLQVEPPKKRQKLPIRRCPTTRTHSSVLKEVKKDFIPSSDEEETGWLMDSEDDGHEPLQFVLKKSKKSRAQKRKPRIWFNEKMEHPHQQLCKYMCFTNQQQFRDALLSLHISQARDFRYHRNSDQRIIACCRNEHCQFHIVAAVIKGVDGCFIKLTTGAQILAATGRDGNNNIYPIAFAIVGQEDTANWCWFLHQLKICLGGEVGQFGPYTIMSDRQKGLLNAVNRVFPNCHQRYCLRHLYANFQNAGFRGGDLKKCMDNASYAYNEYKFNIAMNDLSNECEDAWIWLNAIPKKTWTRHAFDTNCKTNLVVNNLSKVFNKYILDFRKKPIRTLAVMIHFP; encoded by the exons ATGGCGACGGCGAATCCGGGAGGCGGCGGTGTAGGCGGCGGCTCGAGCAGCGGTGGCGGTGTGGGCGGGTACGGAGATCTTCCTGGCCTCGGGGCCGATGCGCACCCAGGATTGGCCGAGGGCGACGGCGACAGGTCGTCGTACTACTCGAGCGGCGAGGAAGAAATGGAGGAGGCCCCGCTGACCATGGAGCAGCGCCTGCGGATGGCAGAGATCTGGGTCGCCAACCCTTTCACGAGCCATCACTGGACCCATGGATGTGGTGGGGTGCT TGTGGAGGAGGCTATCTGGGATGTTAGGATTCACTTTGATGCCCTACATAATTTGGATAGGAAGATATGCAGTTCTGATGTCACTTTTCTCAATCTGTATGCACTGTTGCATACACAAGGATTTACATTCTCTGATGAATTGTATCACATGGAGAACACATGCATAGGAGAGCAGAGAGAGCATGGCCTAGACTTGATTGACACAAACATGAAATTGCAGCAAATTAAGAAGCAGCATGAGCATACTTTAGTTTTGAATCTGTTAGTTAGAGCAACAGCCACTGACAGTGCTGCAATTCAGAGAAATGCTGAACTACAGACCATTCTTTATGCACCACCAGTTGTGTATGATCTCAGTGAGCCAGCTGTGCTTGCTGTTGATGACCAAGGGGTTGTTTTTAATAGTCAGGGCAGTAGTAGTACCAATGTTGAAGCTAGTGGTTTTTGCACACAAGAGAGCAAAAATCTAGGTAAACAAAAGCTGAATTCTGTGATGGAGGATGGAGTTTTGTTGGAGGAGGGATATTACAGTAGTGATAATTCAGAAGGGGCATATGACAGTGACAACTACTTGGAGAAGTACAGGATTTCTCAAGACACAGAGATAATAGATGGAAAGAGACAAGCAGATGAGGAACAACTAGCAGATGATCAAGATGAATATTCAGATGATGAGTCAGAAGAGGAGGAACAACTGCATTATGAGGGTGACACTGAGGTTGAGGATCTGTTTGagagggaggaggaagagagTGGGGATGAAGAGAGGGAGGAGAGCTTGAATGTGGAGGTAGCTCAACAGTTGCAGGTAGAACCTCCAAAGAAGAGACAGAAGCTGCCAATTAGGAGGTGCCCCACCACTAGAACACATTCTAGTGTTTTAAAGGAGGTGAAGAAAGATTTCATTCCTTCATCAGATGAAGAAGAAACTGGTTGGCTGATGGATAGTGAAGATGATGGGCATGAGCCACTGCAATTTGTCCTAAAGAAAAGCAAGAAGAGTAGGGCACAGAAAAGAAAACCTAGGATATGGTTCAATGAAAAAATGGAGCACCCACACCAGCAATTATGTAAGTACATGTGCTTCACAAATCAGCAGCAATTCAGAGATGCTCTATTGAGCTTGCACATTTCACAGGCAAGAGATTTCAGATATCATAGAAACTCTGACCAAAGGATCATTGCATGTTGCAGAAATGAGCATTGTCAGTTCCACATTGTTGCTGCTGTGATCAAAG GTGTTGATGGATGCTTTATTAAGCTGACTACAGGTGCACAGATCCTTGCTGCCACTGGCAGAGATGGCAATAACAACATTTATCCAATTGCATTTGCCATTGTTGGTCAGGAGGATACAGCAAATTGGTGCTGGTTTCTGCACCAACTCAAGATATGTCTAGGAGGAGAAGTTGGCCAATTTGGTCCTTATACTATCATGTCAGATAGACAGAAG GGGCTACTCAATGCAGTGAATAGAGTATTTCCAAACTGCCACCAGAGATATTGTCTTAGACACTTATATGCAAATTTCCAGAATGCTGGTTTTAGGGGGGGAGATCTAAAGAAATGCATGGATAATGCCAGTTATGCTTACAATGAATATAAGTTTAATATTGCTATGAATGATTTGAGTAATGAGTGTGAGGATGCTTGGATCTGGCTTAATGCAATTCCTAAgaaaacatggacaaggcatgcTTTTGACACTAACTGCAAGACAAATTTGGTTGTTAACAACCTATCTAAGGTGTTCAACAAGTATATCCTTGATTTTAGGAAAAAGCCTATTAGGACTCTTGCTGTCATGATACATTTCCCATAG
- the LOC109746943 gene encoding uncharacterized protein, translating into MACAAPPSPLPVVSLPARRRGATAAAAASYHAPSTRLSRRSWLSTGNSPRSRLRTQASKAEPAEESLPAAPGPSEPLPQPRTSTWNWKGYNIRYQCAGTSGPALVLIHGFGANSDHWRKNIPALAMANRVYAIDLIGYGYSDKPNPREFEESFYTFETWGEQLNTFCAEVVKSDAFFICNSIGGLVGLQAAVMKPQTCKGIVLLDISLRMLHINKQPWFGRPFIRSFQNLLRNTVIGKLFFNAVATPESVKNILCQCYHDTSAVTDELVQMILQPGLDPGAVDVFLEFICYSGGPLPEDLLPLVKCPVLVAWGEKDPWEPVELGRAYGSFDAVEDFVVLPNVGHCPQDEAPELVNPLVESFVKLHS; encoded by the exons ATGGCGTGCGCGGCCCCACCCAGCCCCCTCCCCGTGGTCTCCctgcccgcgcgccgccgcggtGCGACtgccgccgcggccgcctcctACCACGCCCCCTCTACCCGGCTGTCGAGGCGTTCGTGGCTCTCCACTGGAAACTCGCCCCGCTCTCGGCTGCGGACCCAGGCCTCCAAGGCCGAGCCGGCCGAGGAGAGCCTTCCCGCCGCGCCGGGCCCGTCGGAGCCCCTGCCCCAGCCACGTACCAG TACATGGAATTGGAAGGGCTACAACATTCGTTATCAGTGCGCCGGAACGTCTGGCCCTGCACTGGTTCTAATTCATGGTTTCGGGGCAAACAG TGACCATTGGCGGAAAAATATTCCTGCTCTTGCCATGGCAAATAGAGTTTATGCAATTGATCTAATTGGCTATGGGTATTCTGATAAACCTAATCCACGTGAGTTCGAAGAGAGCTTTTATACTTTTGAGACTTGGGGAGAACAGTTGAATACATTTTGTGCTGAAGTTGTCAAGAGTGATGCTTTCTTCATATGCAATTCAATTGGAG GGCTTGTTGGTCTGCAGGCAGCTGTTATGAAACCCCAAACATGCAAAGGTATTGTTTTATTGGATATTTCATTAAGGATGCTTCATATCAATAAGCAGCCATGGTTTGGAAGGCCTTTCATCAGATCATTTCAAAATCTCCTAAG GAACACTGTTATTGGGAAGCTCTTCTTTAATGCTGTTGCAACACCAGAATCCGTGAAAAATATTCTTTGTCAG TGTTACCATGACACGTCCGCTGTCACAGATGAATTGGTTCAGATGATCTTGCAGCCAGGGCTTGATCCCGGTGCTGTGGATGTATTCCTTGAGTTCATCTGCTATTCTGGAGGTCCTCTACCTGAAGACTTACTACCCTTGGTGAAG TGTCCAGTTTTGGTAGCTTGGGGAGAGAAGGATCCATGGGAGCCTGTGGAACTTGGAAGAGCCTACGGGTCTTTTGATGCTGTTGAAGATTTTGTTGTCCTCCCGAACGTTGGACACTGCCCTCAG GATGAAGCACCTGAGCTTGTAAATCCACTTGTTGAATCATTTGTTAAGCTCCATAGTTAG